In the Arachis ipaensis cultivar K30076 chromosome B04, Araip1.1, whole genome shotgun sequence genome, GCCACTACAGCTAATATATGTCATTGATTTCTTAAGAGGCGTTAATAATGAAATGTTAGTCAGGTTTGGATAAATTAAAAAGTTGATGCGACTAcagattttataattttaaaaaattagttaaaaatttaACCAAACAGAACTATGCAGGTAACAGTGGAAGATGAGAACGTACTTGTTATTAGGAGCAACGGGAAAAGGAAACGTGAAGACTGTGATGATGAAGGCTGCAAGTACCTGAGGCTGGAGAGGAGAGCACCACACAAATTGCAAAGGAAGTTCCGTCTGCCTGAGAATGCTAACCCCTCCGCCATTACAGCCAAGTGTGAGAACGGGGTTCTTACGGTTACTGTTGAGAAACACCCTCCACCACCGAAATCTAAAACAGTTGAAATTGCCATTGCTTGAACAATAGGTGGTAGATGTAGAAGCTTGGACTTGGAATATTTTGTTTATTGATTCTCCTCTCTAGGGTGCTTCTAGGTTTGTTCTTATGGTTTGCTTAGTTGGCAGTGACGCTATTTATGTGTGATGAAAATGTTAATGAAATTTTCTAAGTCTAAAATCAATTCATTTTAGAGTTAACGATACAAAAAGTTTTGATATGACATGGAAAACTGGTATTGTGGAATGTAAAATCAGAACAATCCAATGAgtctattttagtatttttttactcTTTTTGGACTTGTGTATCTTTCGGGCAGGTTTTTCCTGTTCCATTAGATGCTCATACTCTTCGTAACTTGCAAATGGAGATGCCTTTTCACTCTTGCGTTTTCGTTTTTGTTTGAGTTTTCTTTTGTCGTCGTTGTCATCGTAATCAACATCAATGGCATCCTCAGCCTCTCCTCCTGACATATCCGACGGTATATCTTCATCTATATCGGCATCACCAATCAAGTCATCGTCTTCCTCTTCAGCGACACTGACTAAATCATCGTAATCATATCTCTCCGCTTCAGCAGTATCCAAGAGATTCTCGATCTCTTCATTATCGCTCTCATCCCCGCCTTCAACCTCCTCGTCATCGTCtgacttctttttcttcttcttcggttTAGAACTCATTTTGTTTGTATAGAATTTGTGGAAGACGAGATCTTCTGGGGGAACATCTTCTTCGGCGAGTGAAAGAATTTCTTTGCCAATCAAGTGGTTGTTAATGTCCATCTGCAAAACAAAGTTCAGAAGTTTTATTGGAGACAAACTATAGGAGATAGGGAATCAACTTAGGTAGTCACCGTAATATTATCAGCTTGTTTTTTGGGTACGGTGCTAGGTTCATTATCAGTTTCTTCTATAACATCTTCAAAGTGTTCAAGTTCGTCATCAATAGATTCATTCTGCAACACCATGTTCCTAAAAGACAAAATATTTTGAGGAAGACGTAAGAAAAATAGTTTTCAGCTTTTACAACAACATAGAAAAAGCAAGTTATAAAATCACTTTTTAAAGATCACAAACAAACATCACTTTTATACTAGTTGATACTGTCTTCAAATTAGAATGTTGACCGGATAATTCAATTGCTGTAATTATCAGCATCAAACACACAATGGAGGAATTAATGTCTGATCTTGAAGCATTTGATACAAGTCACTGAAAATTTTCTCACTAGCAACTAGGTCCAATTTAAatgtaataaataaaaatggcATACACCAAAAAACAACTAGCCTCTTACCATAGAGGTGGGTCTGGCTTTAAGGAGTTCAGACAGAAGAAAAAGGCATGCACAGGCATATTGCGGTGGCATCCGAAGTGCAACCTAAagcgaaaaaaataaataaataaataaaaatagaaatggaaataaaagaaaaaatcagAAACTTGATTCATGTTACTCTACATATTAAGAGAAATAGACAAAAAGGCAGTTCAATGATTACCTGCAATAGACGTTTAGAAAATGCAGTCACACGCTTTGAATTTACATCTCTTTTCATTGCTCTTAGAACAAGTCCAACGAACATTTCTGCCTGAAATCAAGCTAGTTAGAACTTAGAAATACAAAGAAGTTAAGAATTACAGAGGtataataaataaaatgttatgaaataactaaataaataaatgagataataaatataaaataaaaaaatataaatagagaGAAGAGTGTGTCAGTATAAGAGAgagaattttattgattgttcgTGTATATATGGCCTCAGTTCATTCCCTTCATTCCCTATTCATACATGCATGAAGTGTTTATTTTTCAACTTTCATTTAATGTGATTCTCTTAGAAATGGGCATCCACATTAttcattcttatcacaacactttcatttagatgaccatttaggattatgcttcgttaaaaccttactaaaaaaATCCAATAGAAAAaattttagtgaaggaaaaagagtacaatatcctttgtgatggagactgcctcattaaaaactttgtcaagaaaaatccaatggaaaaaaacctgaccaaggaaaaaagagtacaatctCCCCTttttgtcgacatcatttaatgtctcgaaatcggcgcattccaatctgatgtaccaattttTCAAAAGAGGATTTTGGGAATGACTTTATAAATAAATCTGCTagatcacttgagcggatctgttggacatcaattatctcttgattttgaagatcatgagtgaagaagaattcgggagaaatatgctttattCTATCGCTTTTGATATATCCGCCCTTAAGTTGAGCTATCAATCAATCCACATGATGATATAATATATTgaatcaaactcctgagccaaaaacactcgcaacTAGTTTCATGTATCgcgagtatttcagcatgattagaggaggttgctacTATCTTCTGTTTCGTGGACTtctatgatatagctgtaccaccatatgtgaataggtatcctatTTAAGATCTCCCTTTGTGTAGATCCAACAAGTAtcctgcatctgcatagccaactagttgtgacttggatccatatggataaaacaatcccatatcaaccgttccatgaagatatcgaaagatttgtttgattccactccaatgtcttctggttggagagaaactataccttgctagtaagttCACagtaaatgatatatcgggtcgtgtggtattagcaagatacattagcgctcaaatggcactaagatatggtacttcaggaccaagcatatcttcattttctttcttaggacggaattgatcattttcctcatccaaagatcttatgatcattggggtacttaacggatgtgacttatccatataaaatctctttaaGATTTTTTCTGTGTATGCTGTTTGATGAATGAAGATcctattttttgtatgctcgatctgcaggtcgagacaaaatttagtctttccaagatctttcatctcaaactcttcttttagaatttttataatGGTTGAAAACTCTTCAGGAGTTTCAatgatatttaaattatcaacgtACATggtaattataatgaatccagatgcagatttctttatgaaaatacaCGGGTAGATATCAtaattcttgaatccgtttttggccagatattCAGTACGGCGATTATACCATATTCGTCCAGATttctttagaccatataaagatctttacaatttgactgagtataacccttgcgaatattcattggatgatttagatatctttagtccttcagggactttcgtATAGATATCAcaatctaatgagccgtataagtaggctattactccattaaatgcatatgtagtttatgatatgcggataaactgaccaaataacgcaatgttatcgcatccactacaaggGAATACGTtttttcataatctataccggactTTTGTGAGAAACCTTGTACCACAAGTTGGgttttgtagcgcacaacttcatttttctcatttcgttttctcacaaatacccatcggtatctaacaggttttacatcttctggtgtatggACTACAAGTttaaagacttcacgttttgtaagtgagtctaattcagccttcatggcttctttccactttggccaatcattcctttgtcgacattcttcgactaatcttgactcaagatccttactttcttgcatgatatttaatgccacattatatgcaaatatttcattgacaattgtcttatttcggtcccatttctcttctgtaaagacataatttatcgaaaTCTCATcatttcacaattttcaggtacctgaacgtcttctaacattaaaactatatcagaattttggacaactgcatgtGTTCCtgctatgtctttttcaacagggatcgtatttacctcttttctttttcgaggatttttgtctttggaaccgacaggcctgctacgcttctggcgtgtatttacttcggtggcaatttgtctaactgggacatcaattcaaattggggcatttttcgctggtatataagacttggtaaataatagtgcattatttattatgaattttgttcctccaggaaacaaaattatagctcttccagagtcttctatcacattgcccgaGCCAATAATAATATTAACATATTATTCTTTTAGCACAAGATGgagaaaatatatattacttttgagaatggtgtgcgaactcGCACTATCCGtaaggcaaatatcttcactatatgtccttatcattctcttcaaagacaaataataataaaatgagtagaaatatTTGCTcagtaaaattattttcttgatagaaaatatttttctaaaaagtatagtatatactaaaaattttattattattagcacattcagtaattttgaaattcaaatgcataaaacttaacaagaagtttcttacattatttattcACATGAATAATTAACAAatacacatattaaactatttcattattgatcaaatgaccaatatttccttcaggatccttaaagaaattaaatacatcataatgagtggtggaattttcaatatcatttgaaacgaaatttgtttccttttctttgtcgTCTTTTTAAAAAATGTTTGATAAAAATCGTCTAGGTACCTTGGTGTACGATAGGTACGCGATCAatgaccctttccaccacaacggaaatatttatcctcaattgatttattttgcccattatttctttctttatcccacttctggtgagatcctttgtgaacataattcattttccttccaaaatttttcttgttactaaaaccttgctatttacctcttctggggtaatgatttgtcgcatttacttcaggaaatggggcggcgctagCTGGCGTGCTTCATGATTCCTTAGAAGTaattcattgttgcgttcagcaacaagaaggaaagaaattaacttagaatattttttaaatcctttttctcgatactgctgctgtaggagtacattcgaggcatggaaggtcgaaaaagttttctctaacatattgggcttgaggaagtatcactgtcttttgatgattgtacctttcttcaaggtctttccacagatctataggatcttttaatgttagatattcatttttcaatcatacgtcaagatgacgCCGAAGGAAAATCATGGtttttggctttatccttctgtgatacattattttcagctttaatggtatctccaaaatCTATTGAATCAAGATAGATTTTAGCATcaagtatccatgataaataattgtttctagatatatcaagagcattaaattcaagatgagagagcttcgacataataaaaatttgttacgtGGAGTCTTCTAAAATTTGgttagagtctcgtgctgataacgtgttataaaataactaaataaataaataagaaagaggtaacaaatataaaataaagaaatataaagagagagaataatgtgtcagtatgagagagagagagagagagagagagagagaattttattgattgtttgtgTATATATGGTCTTAGATCATGCCCTATTTATACATGCATGAAgtatttatttttcaaccttcatTTAATGTGATTCTCTTGGAAATGGACATCCACATCCTTTATTCTTATCAcaacataaaacaagaaaaacatgTTTAATTGCCTTGGATGTATTCATGGCACTTGGAAGCAGAAGTTTAGAGTACAATGCACGGTAAAATTGATCACTGGCTATCTGATTCTTGGATGTTATTTTATCGAGAAGCATCAGTGTGTGAACTCCTACgttgaaattttttgaatgaaccTGCAGGTTTTCAGCTTTTATCGGGGAGAaatgctagggggccagcaattttggtattttgtaaccatcaattggtcatcaatagtgtttttaatggtgtgagattacatctaatggtgagagatcactcacttttgttttaatggttaagtgctggccagaaaacacaaaagttgctggccccctagactttttcgTTATCGGGAATGGATCCtctcatttttttttaacaattgagggaataaagtgtgattttctgccattaattttataagttggaccaaaaataaatatgagagagaaaacaATGAAAAGTTAGAGATCATACTTTAcactcttaaatttttttttacaattgagaggatccatttccgcCTTTATCAATGTAGCCGAAGAAAAAATATATGGAGAGCCAACTATGAATCATGTCTTTGATGATCTTTGGAGAGGGTTGGTACCACTTAGAATTGAGATGCTCGTGTGGTTTGTGATAACAGATGGGCTGATTACAAAGGACAAACTAATAAGGAAGGGAATCATAACCCAAGGTAAAGGGACTTGTGTTTTGTGTGAGAAGGCACAGGAGTCGGTAAACCACCTTTTTCTTCATTGCTCTTTTTGCTCAAAATTGGTTTATGGCCTTGAATGCGGGTTGTGTGTGTTGGGTAGAAGTAAATGATGCTAAAACTTGGTTTGAGGGTTGGATCAATTGTGATGTGTGCAATATGTCAAAAAATGGATCATGTTATTCTTTGCTATTTTGTGGACTATTTGGAATTGTAGGAATAGTAAAATCTTTGAGAATAAAGTTGTTTCATGGAAAAGTGAGTgggaaaaagtaaaaacaatagTAAACCAATGGTATGAGGTGAAAAAAGTGATAAGTCGTGTATATAGGAGAGAAGTGCAATTTGAAGAAGATAGAAAATGGATATGGTGGAACTGTACGTGGTATAAATCAGATAGAAATATATTTTGTGTTGGTGGATATTTACAGGAACCAAATGAAGAAATACACTGTTATATGGGCGATTTGGTGAGTCATGAGTCAATGGGAGATGCATTACTGGTTGGACTGCAAATATCCTTGCAATTTGTTCTCGAAGAGCTAGGAGTAAAAGAAGAAGATGTAAAAATGATGGTTGATAATAAATACATTGTAAAGTGGCTACATGAAAATATGGATACAAATTGGGAGTTGAGATTTTTAAGAAACAAAACAAGCAACATAAAACATATTTTCCAGAACACAAATGTGGAGTTCAAAGGAGAAAGTGAATACAAGTCAAGAAAAGAGTGGGAATCAAGGGCAATAATTGAAGACCATAGATGGATAAAGTGGGGAAGGTGAGTACATTGGCTTCTTATGCAGCACAGGTGATGGAAGTACACAACAAAAAATCCAATTCAACGGATTACATTTGAAGAATGTTTTGATTCTGTATGTATTGTTTACTTATTTATTAGTTTATGTTTATTGTCTAATCTGCTTTTTTGTGGTTGATTTTGGTCCTTGATGGCAATGTCGAAGGGGATTAAATTTAATCACTTGACATTAGTACTTTGTACTCCCTAAAAAGGTCGAGTTGTTCATTACTGATCTAAAAAAAATATGACAATATCAAAGAATCAAAATAAGGTCATGATAAATGCTCTTGCAACATCTGTCAGCGAAATATTGTAGGCTTTCGAATATACTTAACAACTGAAAAAGAATTGGGGTTTGAACATCAACAATGTCATCAACTTCAGTGCTTGACACATAAGGAAATGCCCTATTCACTCCCTGCAAGAAAATCAGGCAGAAATTTAAAAGACTTTGAGCAAGTAAGAAcaacataaaagaaaataatttcaCAATCATTAATCAATGTCGGTTCTTGAAAATTACAGTAACATGCTTACAGTTAGGAGAGCTAAAAGAAATCGGGAGTCCAATTCAGCATGTGATTCAGgtgtacttttttatttttgctctTTTGGATTTGCCTTGCTGCTTTTATCAAGCTTTTTGATTGCTGCTTGCACTTGAGATTAATACCTGAAGATTTCTGATGTGAATATCTTTCTTattcaattttatctttttatccAAATTTTCCAATTTTTGGTAGATTTAGGAATTAGAGggtgtaatttaaaatttaagattaaaaatttatgatttaaagtctaaaatttaaaataaataaaataaattttaaagaaaaatagcTGATAATAGTTGAAAAAACAAATTGGTTTCTTAGCATTGCTCTTTCAAAACAAAAATTACCAAAAGTTAGCTAGCTAAATCAGAATGATGCAGGATTGGCCATAAGCTCAAAAACCATTTTGTGGAAGAGGCAAGAACATAAATGAGTTATTACCTGTTTAGTAGGTTCAATCTGGGAACCACCATGCCATGAGCTCTGTTTCGGTTTCTTCTCCATGAATTTGTCAAGGAAAGCTGTGAGATTTAGGTCACTTAATGGGTTTCCATTGTAGACGACGTTTGCCCCAGAAAGAAGAGTTCTGGCCATGGTGGAAACTGAAGGGTGTGCGTGCGAAGCAAGTACCATTAACTCCCACCAACTTACCCGGTCTGCATTGCTGCAGCAGTGTACAAAGCAACATTAGAGGCGCTACAACTGGATATGAATACAAGGGAAAAAAGCGCAGTTGAAATAATTTTGTAGTCAGGAGTACAAAACATTATACATGATGTGCAGCTCATCTTAGAACCTGGTGTTTATAACAAAAGAAATACCAGAatctcttctaa is a window encoding:
- the LOC107637587 gene encoding 17.4 kDa class III heat shock protein-like; its protein translation is MASIVDSFNLFNLPETVEKILFPSSHHSHDYTREGRVVSNIPVDILDNPKEYVFFMDVPGLSKSEIQVTVEDENVLVIRSNGKRKREDCDDEGCKYLRLERRAPHKLQRKFRLPENANPSAITAKCENGVLTVTVEKHPPPPKSKTVEIAIA